One Leifsonia shinshuensis DNA window includes the following coding sequences:
- a CDS encoding dihydrolipoamide acetyltransferase family protein produces MAVKDFALPDLGEGLTESELVSWHVAVGDTVRLNQIIAEVETAKALVELPAPYEGTVSRLYVEPGVTVAVGEPLVAFEVAGAAGADPDPAAAESAGAAEPVEAREAVLVGYGARPDAKGRPARRARPGLGSPAAAPVAAQPAASAPIAPPPAAEPAASRASTADSAVGERPRATPPVRKLARERGIDLAAVTGTGERGLVTRADLEAFASAPAATAPAEAAPGELRIPIKGVRKATADAMVRSAFGAPQATVFLTVDVTPTTELIERLRARPDLADARPGLLAVVAKAMCLAARRTPEVNSKWDEAAQEIVQTRAIHLGIAAATPRGLLVPVIRNADGHSLAELSGAIRDLAVTARSGKTPPAALTGGTITITNVGVFGVDAGTPILTPGEAAILAVGAVRRQPWEHRGEIALRDVLTLALTFDHRIVDGEQGSRFLADIGRILADPASVLTLV; encoded by the coding sequence ATGGCGGTCAAGGACTTCGCCCTCCCGGACCTCGGCGAGGGACTCACCGAGTCGGAGCTGGTGAGCTGGCATGTCGCCGTGGGCGACACGGTGCGGCTCAACCAGATCATCGCGGAGGTGGAGACGGCCAAGGCGCTGGTCGAGCTGCCCGCGCCCTACGAGGGCACGGTGTCGCGGCTGTACGTCGAGCCCGGCGTGACGGTGGCGGTGGGGGAGCCGCTGGTCGCGTTCGAGGTGGCGGGTGCCGCCGGGGCCGACCCGGACCCCGCTGCGGCGGAGTCCGCCGGGGCCGCGGAGCCGGTGGAGGCCCGCGAGGCGGTGCTCGTCGGCTACGGCGCGCGCCCGGACGCCAAGGGACGGCCTGCTCGGCGGGCACGCCCGGGACTCGGTTCGCCTGCGGCGGCTCCGGTCGCGGCGCAGCCTGCCGCATCGGCGCCGATCGCGCCACCGCCCGCAGCGGAGCCTGCCGCCTCCCGCGCGTCGACGGCCGACAGCGCGGTGGGCGAGCGCCCGCGCGCGACCCCTCCGGTCCGCAAGCTGGCCCGCGAGCGCGGCATCGACCTCGCCGCGGTCACCGGCACGGGCGAGCGCGGGCTCGTGACGCGTGCCGACCTCGAAGCGTTCGCGTCGGCGCCGGCGGCTACCGCACCGGCGGAGGCCGCGCCCGGCGAGCTTCGCATCCCGATCAAGGGCGTCCGCAAGGCGACCGCCGACGCGATGGTCCGCAGCGCGTTCGGTGCTCCGCAGGCGACGGTCTTCCTCACGGTCGACGTCACGCCGACGACCGAGCTGATCGAGCGCCTGCGCGCCCGGCCCGACCTCGCCGACGCGCGCCCCGGCCTCCTCGCCGTGGTCGCGAAGGCGATGTGCCTGGCGGCGCGGCGCACGCCGGAGGTCAACTCGAAGTGGGACGAGGCCGCCCAGGAGATCGTGCAGACCCGCGCGATCCACCTCGGCATCGCCGCGGCGACCCCGCGCGGTCTGCTGGTGCCGGTGATCCGCAATGCTGACGGCCACTCGCTGGCCGAGCTGTCCGGGGCGATCCGCGACCTCGCCGTCACCGCGCGCTCGGGCAAGACGCCGCCGGCCGCGCTGACCGGCGGGACGATCACGATCACCAACGTCGGCGTGTTCGGCGTGGACGCGGGCACCCCGATCCTCACCCCGGGGGAGGCCGCGATCCTGGCCGTCGGAGCGGTGCGCCGTCAACCGTGGGAGCACAGGGGCGAGATCGCCCTGCGCGACGTGCTCACGCTCGCGCTGACGTTCGACCACCGGATCGTGGACGGCGAGCAGGGCTCCCGTTTCCTCGCCGACATCGGCCGCATCCTGGCGGACCCCGCCTCCGTCCTCACCCTCGTCTAA
- a CDS encoding O-methyltransferase has translation MSDKDSNWRFADDVIVESEVIVRARQQSLELGVDPIAPSTGAQAAVVVAATKAENIVEIGTGVGVSGLWLLHGGAEAQLTSIDIEVDHQQHARTFFTEAGVAANRVRLITGHALDVLPRMNENSYDIVFIDADPQSVIEYVEHGLRLVRPGGTVLVARALWRGRVADPAARDPLSTGYRTLITETAASGAVISALSPAGDGLLQITKLMP, from the coding sequence GTGTCTGACAAGGACTCGAACTGGAGATTCGCCGACGACGTCATCGTCGAGAGCGAGGTGATCGTCCGAGCCCGGCAGCAGTCGCTGGAGCTGGGCGTCGACCCGATCGCTCCCAGCACGGGCGCGCAGGCGGCCGTCGTGGTCGCCGCGACCAAGGCCGAGAACATCGTGGAGATCGGCACCGGCGTCGGCGTCTCCGGGCTCTGGCTGCTGCACGGTGGCGCCGAGGCGCAGCTCACCAGCATCGACATCGAGGTGGACCACCAGCAGCACGCCCGCACGTTCTTCACCGAGGCGGGCGTCGCGGCCAACCGCGTCCGGCTCATCACCGGGCACGCGCTCGACGTGCTCCCCCGGATGAACGAGAACTCCTACGACATCGTCTTCATCGACGCCGACCCGCAGTCGGTCATCGAGTATGTCGAGCACGGCCTCCGCCTGGTCCGCCCGGGCGGCACGGTCCTGGTCGCCCGCGCGCTCTGGCGCGGCCGGGTCGCCGACCCCGCGGCGCGCGACCCGCTGTCGACCGGCTACCGCACGCTGATCACCGAGACAGCGGCCTCCGGTGCGGTGATCAGCGCGCTCTCGCCCGCCGGCGACGGGCTGCTGCAGATCACCAAGCTGATGCCCTGA
- a CDS encoding Mrp/NBP35 family ATP-binding protein, which translates to MPDPVPSGPGVAELIGRALSGVLDPEIRKPVTELDMIGGVEVSGDGHATVRVKLTIVGCPAADKIERDVRAATASVPGVTDVTVDVSVMTPAERAALTEKLRGGRAARAQQFGPDSLTRVYAVTSGKGGVGKSTVTANLAVALAERGLRVGLVDADVHGFSIPGLLGLTDADGVAVRPTRVDDMILPPVAYGVKVISIGMFVDSSSAAVAWRGPMLHRTIQQFLGDVFFGDLDVLLLDLPPGTGDVAISVGQLLPQAEVLVITTPQPAAADVAERSGVVARQTGQRIVGVVENMAGLVQPDGSVLELFGSGGGAEVARRLSAGQDEAVPLLASVPLSVPLRTGGDAGAPIVVTDPQDPAAAAIRAVAASLAVRPRDLPRRKLPLSTR; encoded by the coding sequence GTGCCTGACCCGGTCCCGTCCGGTCCGGGCGTCGCCGAGCTGATCGGGCGCGCCCTCTCCGGCGTCCTCGACCCCGAGATCCGCAAGCCGGTCACCGAGCTGGACATGATCGGCGGGGTGGAGGTGTCCGGCGACGGCCACGCGACCGTGCGCGTGAAGCTGACCATCGTCGGCTGCCCTGCGGCCGACAAGATCGAGCGGGACGTGCGCGCCGCCACGGCTTCCGTCCCCGGCGTCACCGACGTGACGGTCGACGTCTCCGTGATGACGCCCGCCGAGCGCGCGGCGCTCACCGAGAAGTTGCGCGGCGGACGGGCTGCGCGCGCCCAGCAGTTCGGCCCCGACTCGCTGACCCGCGTCTACGCCGTCACCAGCGGCAAGGGCGGTGTGGGCAAGTCCACCGTCACCGCGAACCTCGCCGTCGCGCTCGCCGAGCGCGGCCTCCGGGTCGGCCTGGTGGACGCCGACGTGCACGGCTTCTCGATCCCCGGACTGCTCGGCCTGACCGACGCGGACGGCGTCGCCGTGCGGCCGACCCGCGTGGACGACATGATCCTGCCGCCGGTCGCCTACGGCGTGAAGGTCATCTCGATCGGGATGTTCGTGGACTCCTCGTCGGCGGCCGTCGCCTGGCGCGGCCCGATGCTGCACCGCACGATCCAGCAGTTCCTGGGCGATGTGTTCTTCGGCGACCTGGATGTCCTGCTCCTCGACCTCCCGCCAGGGACAGGAGACGTCGCGATCTCGGTCGGCCAGCTCCTGCCGCAGGCCGAGGTGCTCGTGATCACCACCCCGCAACCAGCCGCCGCCGATGTGGCCGAGCGCAGCGGCGTGGTCGCCCGCCAGACCGGCCAGCGAATCGTCGGCGTCGTGGAGAACATGGCCGGGCTCGTGCAGCCGGACGGCAGCGTGCTGGAACTGTTCGGCTCCGGCGGCGGCGCGGAGGTCGCGCGGCGGCTCTCGGCCGGACAGGACGAGGCGGTGCCGCTGCTGGCCAGCGTCCCGCTCAGCGTGCCGCTGCGCACCGGGGGCGACGCCGGGGCGCCGATCGTGGTCACCGACCCGCAGGACCCGGCCGCTGCGGCGATCCGCGCGGTCGCCGCGAGCCTCGCGGTGCGTCCCCGCGACCTCCCGCGGCGCAAGCTCCCGCTCTCGACCCGCTAG
- the dapE gene encoding succinyl-diaminopimelate desuccinylase yields MPLDLSASSIDLTRQICDIESVSGNEKSLADAIVETLSPLPHLEIIRDGDTVVARTNLGRERRALIAGHIDTVPLNGNLPTRFEEDGGVRYLWGRGTVDMKAGVAVQLKLAAELTDPAIDVTWMWYDHEEVNAELNGLGRLARNRPDLFVGDFAILGEPSNGVVEGGCNGNLRVEVRAYGLRAHSARGWVGENAIHKIAPVLDLLAGYTAREVEVDGLVYREGLNAVGVSGGVAGNIIPDEAMVHINYRFAPSRSSEEAIAYMHELFDGYEITVVDRADGARPGLDAPLAQEFLAAVGGVAKPKYGWTDVARFSALGIPAVNYGPGDPLKAHADDERVDVEQIVSVEAGLRAWLSGSRAR; encoded by the coding sequence GTGCCTCTCGACCTCAGCGCCTCGTCCATCGACCTCACCCGGCAGATCTGCGACATCGAGTCGGTGTCCGGCAACGAGAAGTCCCTCGCGGACGCGATCGTGGAGACCCTGTCCCCGCTGCCGCACCTGGAGATCATCCGTGACGGCGACACCGTCGTGGCGCGTACGAACCTCGGCCGCGAGCGCCGCGCGCTGATCGCCGGCCACATCGACACGGTCCCGCTGAACGGCAACCTGCCGACCCGGTTCGAGGAGGACGGCGGCGTGCGCTACCTCTGGGGCCGCGGCACGGTCGACATGAAGGCCGGTGTCGCCGTGCAGCTCAAGCTCGCCGCAGAGCTCACCGATCCCGCCATCGACGTGACCTGGATGTGGTACGACCACGAGGAGGTCAACGCCGAGCTGAACGGCCTCGGCCGCCTCGCCCGCAACCGGCCCGACCTGTTCGTCGGCGACTTCGCGATCCTGGGCGAGCCGAGCAACGGCGTCGTGGAGGGCGGCTGCAACGGCAACCTGCGCGTCGAGGTGCGCGCCTACGGGCTGCGCGCCCACTCGGCCCGCGGCTGGGTCGGCGAGAACGCCATCCACAAGATCGCTCCGGTCCTCGACCTGCTGGCCGGCTACACCGCCCGCGAGGTGGAGGTCGACGGCCTGGTGTACCGCGAGGGCCTGAACGCCGTCGGCGTCTCGGGCGGCGTCGCGGGCAACATCATCCCCGACGAGGCGATGGTGCACATCAACTACCGGTTCGCACCCTCCCGCAGCTCGGAGGAGGCCATCGCCTACATGCACGAGCTCTTCGACGGCTACGAGATCACCGTGGTGGACCGCGCCGACGGCGCGCGTCCCGGTCTCGACGCGCCGCTCGCGCAGGAGTTCCTGGCCGCGGTCGGCGGCGTCGCCAAGCCCAAGTACGGCTGGACGGACGTCGCCCGGTTCAGCGCGCTCGGCATCCCCGCGGTCAACTACGGCCCAGGCGACCCCCTGAAGGCGCACGCCGACGACGAGCGCGTCGACGTGGAGCAGATCGTCTCGGTGGAGGCCGGTCTCCGTGCCTGGCTCAGCGGTTCCCGCGCCCGCTGA
- a CDS encoding MFS transporter, which produces MIATQQSLTRATVARYAVGSLGTGGFATLPGLVLVYYLTDSLGVAAIAAGLVVTVAKVWDVIIDPVIGARSDRMLAARGSRRPMMLLGAVALPVFFLLTFAVPSGTAAVPAAVWVFVAFLLTATVFSLFQVPYIALPAELASGYDERTRLLTWRVVVLTFAILLFGAGGPALRSLGGGNDFAGYFLMALVAGVVIGAGMLVSAFVAPRQLPAEVLPPREGVLTTLRTNYAAGIGALRDSQPFRALLLTFLLQGLATGMMLAGANYVATWVLHSEDAVTFLFIALIGPALVVTPLWGVVARRIGKERGFLLASVLFGVAALSMVLLVWFPGAWVYLPVAVAGAAYAGMQSLPMAMLPDVISHDARHNGPGRAGTFGGMWTAGETTGMALGATVLTIVLALTGYIARSASDAAAVAGGATQPAEAVTGIVLSFSLIPAAIIAASLAPLLRYRLRKGDVDDAL; this is translated from the coding sequence ATGATCGCAACGCAGCAGTCGCTGACCCGGGCGACCGTCGCCCGTTACGCCGTCGGCTCGCTCGGCACCGGAGGCTTCGCGACGCTCCCGGGGCTGGTCCTCGTCTACTACCTGACCGACAGCCTCGGCGTCGCCGCGATCGCCGCGGGCCTCGTCGTGACCGTCGCGAAGGTGTGGGACGTGATCATCGACCCCGTGATCGGCGCGCGCAGCGACCGGATGCTCGCCGCGCGCGGGTCGCGCCGGCCGATGATGCTGCTGGGCGCGGTGGCGCTGCCGGTGTTCTTCCTGCTGACCTTCGCCGTCCCGTCCGGGACCGCAGCCGTGCCCGCGGCGGTGTGGGTGTTCGTGGCGTTCCTGCTGACGGCGACCGTGTTCAGCCTGTTCCAGGTGCCGTACATCGCCCTCCCGGCCGAGCTCGCGTCGGGTTACGACGAGCGCACCCGCCTGCTGACCTGGCGGGTCGTGGTGCTCACGTTCGCGATCCTGCTATTCGGCGCCGGCGGCCCGGCCCTGCGCTCGCTCGGCGGCGGGAACGACTTCGCCGGCTACTTCCTGATGGCGCTCGTCGCGGGCGTCGTGATCGGCGCCGGGATGCTCGTCTCCGCCTTCGTCGCGCCGCGGCAGCTGCCCGCCGAGGTCCTGCCGCCGCGGGAGGGCGTTCTGACGACCCTGCGCACGAACTACGCCGCGGGGATCGGCGCGCTGCGTGACAGCCAGCCGTTCCGCGCCCTTCTGCTCACGTTCCTCCTGCAGGGCCTGGCGACCGGGATGATGCTGGCCGGCGCGAACTACGTGGCGACCTGGGTGCTGCACTCGGAGGACGCCGTCACCTTCCTCTTCATCGCGCTGATCGGCCCCGCGCTGGTCGTCACGCCGCTGTGGGGCGTCGTCGCGCGCCGGATCGGCAAGGAGCGCGGCTTCCTGCTCGCGAGCGTCCTGTTCGGGGTGGCGGCGCTCTCGATGGTGCTGCTGGTCTGGTTCCCCGGCGCCTGGGTGTACCTGCCCGTCGCGGTCGCCGGGGCCGCGTACGCGGGCATGCAGTCGCTGCCGATGGCGATGCTGCCCGACGTGATCTCGCACGACGCGCGCCACAACGGGCCCGGCCGGGCGGGGACGTTCGGCGGGATGTGGACGGCGGGGGAGACCACCGGCATGGCGCTCGGGGCGACCGTGCTCACCATCGTGCTCGCGCTCACCGGCTACATCGCGCGCTCGGCGTCGGACGCGGCCGCAGTGGCCGGGGGCGCGACCCAGCCCGCGGAGGCCGTGACCGGGATCGTGTTGAGCTTCAGCCTCATCCCCGCGGCGATCATCGCTGCGAGCCTGGCGCCGCTGTTGCGGTACCGGCTGCGGAAGGGAGACGTCGATGACGCCCTTTGA
- the dapD gene encoding 2,3,4,5-tetrahydropyridine-2,6-dicarboxylate N-succinyltransferase, giving the protein MPSDFPDESAASANARSAWGYGLATIAGDGTVLDTWFPEPQLGRLPAGRERWIAPAEFEELAGEDARRNVRIDIVTVEIDFDTAPASTPDAYLRLHLLSHLLARPNTVNLDGIFAHLPIVAWTNAGPVLPADLDRLRPTLQRAGIHVTGIDKFPRLLDYVTPDRVRIADASRVRLGAHLAPGTTVMHEGFVNFNAGTLGSSMVEGRISQGVVVGDGSDIGGGASIMGTLSGGGTQRVAIGERALLGANSGIGISIGDDTVVEAGLYVTAGTKVVVVDGPATADGRPQTIKAVELSGVPGLLFRRNSLTGAVEVLRRSGTGVELNAALHA; this is encoded by the coding sequence ATGCCTTCCGACTTTCCTGACGAGTCCGCCGCGTCCGCGAACGCCCGCTCCGCCTGGGGGTACGGGCTGGCCACGATCGCCGGGGACGGCACCGTGCTCGACACCTGGTTCCCCGAGCCGCAGCTCGGCCGCCTCCCCGCCGGCCGCGAGCGCTGGATCGCTCCCGCCGAGTTCGAGGAGCTCGCCGGCGAGGACGCCCGCCGCAATGTGCGCATCGACATCGTGACGGTGGAGATCGACTTCGACACCGCCCCGGCCTCCACGCCGGACGCCTACCTCCGGCTGCACCTGCTCTCGCACCTGCTCGCGCGGCCGAACACGGTGAACCTCGACGGGATCTTCGCGCACCTGCCGATCGTCGCCTGGACCAACGCCGGGCCGGTCCTCCCTGCCGACCTGGACCGGCTGCGGCCGACGCTGCAGCGCGCCGGCATCCACGTGACCGGGATCGACAAGTTCCCGCGCCTGCTCGACTACGTGACGCCCGACCGGGTGCGCATCGCGGACGCCTCCCGGGTGCGTCTCGGGGCGCACCTCGCGCCCGGCACGACGGTGATGCACGAGGGCTTCGTCAATTTCAACGCGGGCACGCTGGGCTCCTCGATGGTGGAGGGCCGGATCTCGCAGGGCGTGGTCGTCGGCGACGGCTCGGACATCGGCGGCGGCGCGTCCATCATGGGCACGCTCTCCGGCGGCGGCACCCAGCGCGTCGCGATCGGCGAGCGCGCGCTGCTCGGCGCGAACTCCGGCATCGGCATCTCGATCGGCGACGACACCGTCGTGGAGGCCGGGCTCTACGTCACGGCGGGCACGAAGGTGGTCGTGGTCGACGGCCCTGCGACCGCAGACGGCCGCCCGCAGACGATCAAGGCGGTCGAGCTCTCCGGCGTGCCCGGGCTGCTGTTCCGCCGCAACTCGCTCACCGGCGCCGTGGAGGTCCTCCGCCGCTCCGGCACCGGCGTCGAACTCAACGCCGCCCTCCACGCCTGA
- a CDS encoding Sec-independent protein translocase TatB, with amino-acid sequence MFGLTFEKLLIVAVIAAFLIGPERLPLYAGKLRQFVRTVRDFADGAKDRMKEEMGPEFDDVDWKKLDPRQYDPRRIIREALLDDAPAPSAIKPVTPSALTQRSSLPPGTVPPFDPEST; translated from the coding sequence GTGTTCGGCCTGACCTTCGAGAAGCTCCTCATCGTAGCTGTGATCGCCGCGTTCCTCATCGGGCCGGAACGGCTTCCGCTCTACGCGGGCAAGCTGCGGCAGTTCGTGCGCACGGTGCGCGACTTCGCCGACGGCGCCAAGGACCGCATGAAGGAGGAGATGGGGCCGGAGTTCGACGACGTCGACTGGAAGAAGCTCGACCCCCGTCAGTACGACCCTCGCCGCATCATCCGCGAGGCCCTGCTGGACGACGCCCCCGCGCCGTCCGCGATCAAGCCGGTGACGCCGTCGGCGCTGACCCAGCGGTCGAGCCTCCCTCCCGGCACGGTGCCGCCGTTCGATCCCGAATCCACCTGA
- a CDS encoding DUF1003 domain-containing protein yields the protein MARGKQDASLDAPKGLRTSVIPRRDPLEQSDRFGRFTEWIARAMGTPWFIVGLTVFVAAWMLWNTLLPTAWRFDSAALGFIALTLVLSLQASYAAPLILLAQNRQDDRDRVQIEQDRQRAERNLADTEYLAREVVALRLAVKDMATKDFIRAELRALLEDLDKGDPAETGRARA from the coding sequence GTGGCACGAGGTAAGCAGGACGCCAGTCTGGACGCCCCGAAGGGCCTCCGCACGTCGGTGATCCCCCGGCGCGACCCGCTGGAGCAGAGCGACCGGTTCGGCCGGTTCACGGAGTGGATCGCGCGCGCCATGGGGACGCCGTGGTTCATCGTCGGGCTGACCGTCTTCGTCGCGGCCTGGATGTTGTGGAACACCCTCCTTCCGACCGCCTGGCGCTTCGACTCCGCGGCATTGGGCTTCATCGCCCTGACGCTGGTGCTGTCGCTGCAGGCGTCGTACGCCGCCCCGCTCATCCTGCTCGCGCAGAACCGGCAGGACGACCGCGACCGCGTGCAGATCGAGCAGGACCGCCAGCGCGCCGAGCGGAACCTCGCCGACACCGAGTACCTGGCGAGGGAGGTCGTCGCCCTGCGCCTGGCGGTCAAGGACATGGCGACGAAGGACTTCATCCGCGCCGAGCTGCGCGCCCTGCTGGAGGACCTGGACAAGGGCGACCCCGCCGAGACCGGACGCGCACGTGCCTGA
- a CDS encoding alpha-ketoacid dehydrogenase subunit beta yields MTALTMAKAINAGLRRSLAEDDRVVLMGEDIGTLGGVFRVTDGLQTEFGPRRVMDSPLAESGILGTAVGMAYRGLRPVVEIQFDGFIYPAFDQIVSQVARMHYRTAGAVRMPITIRVPFAGGIGAAEHHSDSPEAYFAHAAGLRVVSPSTPQDAYTLIQQAIASDDPVLFFEPKRRYHAKGEVDEEAALADARPMGTAQVLTSGSDVTLVTYGGLVQMASDAALAAGDEGISVEVVDLRSLSPLDLDTVAASVRKTGRLVVTHEAALSGGLGAEISASITERCFYHLEHAPVRITGHDIPYPPARLEAHHLPDLDRILDGIDRVMDRPNSLSGVED; encoded by the coding sequence ATGACCGCACTGACCATGGCCAAGGCCATCAACGCCGGCCTCCGCCGTTCGCTCGCCGAGGACGACAGGGTCGTCCTGATGGGCGAGGACATCGGCACGCTCGGCGGCGTCTTCCGGGTGACCGACGGCCTCCAGACCGAGTTCGGCCCACGTCGCGTCATGGACTCGCCGCTGGCGGAGTCCGGCATCCTCGGCACCGCTGTCGGGATGGCGTACCGCGGGCTGCGTCCCGTGGTGGAGATCCAGTTCGACGGCTTCATCTACCCGGCGTTCGACCAGATCGTCAGCCAGGTGGCGCGCATGCACTACCGGACCGCTGGCGCCGTGCGCATGCCGATCACCATCCGCGTGCCGTTCGCGGGCGGCATCGGCGCGGCCGAGCACCACTCCGACTCGCCCGAGGCGTACTTCGCGCACGCCGCGGGGTTGCGGGTCGTGAGCCCGTCGACCCCGCAGGACGCGTACACGCTCATCCAGCAGGCCATCGCGTCCGACGACCCCGTGCTGTTCTTCGAGCCGAAGCGGCGCTACCACGCCAAGGGCGAGGTGGACGAGGAGGCCGCGCTCGCGGACGCCCGCCCGATGGGCACCGCGCAGGTCCTCACCTCGGGAAGCGACGTCACTCTGGTGACCTACGGCGGCCTGGTGCAGATGGCGTCGGACGCGGCGCTCGCGGCCGGGGACGAGGGCATCTCGGTGGAGGTCGTGGACCTCCGCTCGCTCTCGCCGCTCGACCTCGACACGGTCGCGGCGTCGGTGCGGAAGACCGGCCGCCTGGTCGTCACGCACGAGGCCGCGCTGTCCGGCGGCCTCGGGGCGGAGATCTCCGCCTCCATCACGGAGCGCTGCTTCTACCACCTGGAGCACGCGCCGGTGCGCATCACCGGCCACGACATCCCGTACCCGCCCGCCCGGCTGGAGGCCCACCACCTGCCCGACCTCGACCGGATCCTCGACGGCATCGACCGCGTCATGGACCGCCCGAACTCGCTGAGCGGAGTGGAGGACTGA
- a CDS encoding pyridoxal phosphate-dependent decarboxylase family protein, translated as MTPFDRNAILSRLAGLRAADAPTHGGHVLSYVYDSGIAELDELAAAAVRMVQPVNGLDPTTFTSVAVMEREVLGFARELLHGGDDVVGSVTSGGTESCLLAVKTAREAWRARGGSGVPRIVAPVTVHAAFHKAAEYFGLELDLVPVDSDTGSLDAALLIERLGPDVALAVVSAPSYPYGSLDPVEEVAAACDEAGVDLHVDACIGGWILPFWREPDGSALPAWDFRVAGVTSLSADLHKFGYAPKGASVLLQRGRDRQRLQYFATTGWPGYPVVNPTLLGSKSAGALAASWAIIQALGARGFASLAEACLRATRTLADIVGDIEGLRVVGSPTGPLLAVAADDAVPEDRRVDPHHWADRARRRGWHLQLQPGLTQPDGTHLTHTTHLTITPVTRDRLDELEAALRASADDVRGVPAVDAAAALSALPPLGDRPLDSDTAAALLRAVGIAGDAPGLPDEQAPLLALIEALPRPVTERLLVELLARIVEPA; from the coding sequence ATGACGCCCTTTGACCGGAACGCCATCCTGAGCCGCCTCGCGGGCCTGCGGGCCGCGGACGCGCCGACGCACGGCGGCCACGTGCTCAGCTACGTGTACGACTCCGGGATCGCGGAGCTCGACGAGCTGGCGGCGGCCGCGGTGCGGATGGTGCAGCCGGTGAACGGGCTCGACCCCACGACGTTCACCTCGGTCGCCGTGATGGAGCGGGAAGTGCTCGGCTTCGCCCGCGAGCTGCTGCACGGCGGCGACGACGTGGTCGGCTCGGTCACCTCCGGCGGCACCGAGTCGTGCCTGCTCGCGGTGAAGACCGCGCGAGAGGCCTGGCGCGCGCGTGGCGGCTCCGGCGTGCCGCGCATCGTGGCGCCGGTGACCGTGCACGCGGCGTTCCACAAGGCAGCCGAGTACTTCGGGCTGGAGCTGGACCTGGTGCCGGTCGACTCCGACACCGGCAGTCTGGACGCAGCTCTGCTGATCGAGCGCCTGGGCCCGGACGTCGCACTCGCGGTCGTCTCCGCGCCGTCGTACCCGTACGGCTCGCTCGACCCGGTCGAGGAGGTCGCCGCGGCGTGCGACGAGGCCGGGGTCGACCTCCACGTGGACGCCTGCATCGGCGGCTGGATCCTGCCGTTCTGGCGCGAGCCGGACGGGTCGGCGCTGCCGGCGTGGGACTTCCGCGTCGCCGGGGTCACCAGCCTGTCGGCCGACCTCCACAAGTTCGGCTACGCGCCGAAGGGCGCCAGCGTGCTGCTGCAGCGCGGGCGCGACCGGCAGCGGCTGCAGTACTTCGCGACGACCGGCTGGCCGGGCTACCCGGTGGTGAACCCGACCCTGCTCGGCTCCAAGTCGGCCGGCGCTCTCGCGGCGTCGTGGGCGATCATCCAGGCGCTCGGGGCGCGCGGCTTCGCCTCGCTCGCGGAGGCCTGCCTGCGGGCCACCCGCACGCTCGCCGACATCGTCGGCGACATCGAGGGGCTGCGGGTCGTGGGATCGCCGACCGGGCCGCTGCTGGCGGTCGCGGCCGACGACGCCGTGCCGGAGGACCGCAGGGTCGACCCGCACCACTGGGCCGACCGGGCGCGCCGGCGCGGCTGGCACCTCCAGCTCCAGCCGGGGCTGACGCAGCCCGACGGCACGCACCTGACGCACACCACGCACCTGACGATCACGCCGGTCACCCGCGACCGCCTCGACGAGCTGGAGGCCGCCCTGCGGGCCTCCGCGGACGACGTACGTGGCGTGCCGGCGGTGGACGCCGCGGCGGCGCTGTCGGCGCTGCCGCCGCTCGGCGACCGGCCGCTGGACTCGGACACCGCCGCCGCCCTGCTGCGCGCCGTGGGGATCGCGGGCGACGCCCCCGGCCTCCCGGACGAGCAGGCGCCGCTGCTGGCGCTGATCGAGGCGTTGCCGCGCCCGGTGACCGAGCGCCTGCTGGTGGAGCTCCTGGCCCGGATCGTGGAGCCCGCCTAG
- a CDS encoding DUF3117 domain-containing protein, with translation MAAMKPRTGDGPMEAVKEGRLIIVRVPLEGGGRLVVSVNDAEAKELHDALASVVSAS, from the coding sequence ATGGCGGCCATGAAGCCGAGGACCGGGGACGGGCCGATGGAGGCTGTGAAGGAGGGACGGCTCATCATCGTGCGGGTGCCGCTCGAAGGTGGGGGACGTCTGGTCGTCTCCGTCAACGACGCGGAGGCCAAGGAGCTTCACGACGCTCTCGCGAGTGTCGTGAGCGCGTCCTGA